Within the Bernardetia sp. genome, the region AGCAAGTGTGTATATTCTACCATTTGTTTCCACTGCTCTTCTGTAACCAAACCTTGTTTCAAAATTTCTTTTTCTGAAATATCTTCATCGTGCGCTCCGTTTTCTGCTTTGGTAGAAGGCGTAATAATTGGGGTTGGGAATTTATCATTTTCTTTCATTCCTTCTGGTAACTCTACGCCACACAAAACTCGTTTTCCTTCTTTGTATGTTCGCCAAGCGTGTCCAGCCAAATAGCCACGAATGACCATTTCAACAGGAAGTGTTTTGGCTTTTTTACCTATGCTTACCTGTGGGTGTGGACTTTCTTCAAACCAGTTAGGAACAATATCTTTGGCATTTTTTAAAAAATAAGCTGCCAGTTGATTTAAAACTTGCCCTTTGTAGGGAATGGGTTTGGGCAAAACTACATCGAAAGCCGAAATACGGTCAGAGGCAACCATCGCTACAAAATTGGGAAAAGAATATACATCTCTTACTTTTCCTTGATAAAAATCTGTTTGCCCTTCAAATTTCAATAGTTGTTTTTTTTTAGAATCCTTTACTGTTGATTTAGAAGCCATATAATATATTTGAATTTATTAAATCTTATTTTCCAACAAAAATACACCAAACTTTATAAAGACTTTCAAGTTTATCAATAAGTTTATAAGAAATATACTAAATTTTAGCAGATAATTTTATATTCAGACGATAATTAATAATTTAGAGATACAAAACAATATAGGCTTTCAAAACATTTTTTTGTAGTTTTACAACTTGTTTTTGAAAAAAATGCAAGAACATACTCACGATACAGAAAGCCAACTTTTACATAAGATAATTTTTTATATCACTTCTATACCTCAAACTTGTGGACAAAATTCGC harbors:
- a CDS encoding phosphoribosylaminoimidazolesuccinocarboxamide synthase — translated: MASKSTVKDSKKKQLLKFEGQTDFYQGKVRDVYSFPNFVAMVASDRISAFDVVLPKPIPYKGQVLNQLAAYFLKNAKDIVPNWFEESPHPQVSIGKKAKTLPVEMVIRGYLAGHAWRTYKEGKRVLCGVELPEGMKENDKFPTPIITPSTKAENGAHDEDISEKEILKQGLVTEEQWKQMVEYTHLLFRRGTALAAERGLILVDTKYEFGVYQDEAGNEQVILIDEIHTPDSSRYFYAKEYQEKQEKGERQNQLSKEFVREWLMENGFQGKEGQEIPKMTKEVIERISQRYCHLYFLLTGKELEKNPILMNEEKIAESIKSVISNQ